ATGACCGGCATCGACGCCGTCCGAGTTATCGAAGTCCCATGTAAACGAACTGCTGAAGGTGATACTTGCGTCAGAATCACCGGCTCCTCCGGTGAAGAGGCCAACGGCCTTGGCGGTGCTGGTGTTAAGATTGAGAATCCTGTTATTGCCACTGTCGTCGCTGTCCGTACCAAGCACCATTGTGCCGCCACCTGCCGGGCTGTATATTTGCGTGATGTAGGTAAGTCCACCAGCGCCCGACAAGCCGGGGAGATTGGCCACAGCGGTAGCGTCGATTGTCGAAGTGGCATCTCCACCCAAGGCCGCAAAATAATCTGAAACGGAGACTGACTGGGTGGTCGATCCCGCTGAGCCGAGGACGCCTGCACCCAGTGCGGCAAAGTCGATGTCCACATTCACCGTGACGTTGTCGGTCAGAACACTTTCCCAGTAATCCGCAGCAGCCTGAAAGCCATCGATGGCATCTTGTGACATTCCCGCAGCAGGGACGAGGTTGATGTTCAGTGCGAAGGACGTAGCTGGCAGGCAGCAAATGAGGGCTGTAGTGCCTAGATGGGATAATTTCATCTGGTGTTGTCTGGTGTGTGTGTCCACGAATTCAATAGGTGTTCTACCTAAATGGCAACGTAATTTTTCAGCTCCCACTAACACAATTGGGCAGGATCATAGGAAATCAACGCTTTCTCCTTGGGATGACCATCATCAGGGCTCCTGCCAGCAAAGCGATCGTCGATGCCTCGGGAACCGACTCAGGTGCGCTGAAGCCGATGTCAGTGAGAAAGGCCAGGTCAAGCTCGGTAAGTTCCTTGCGGCTGCCCGGGGTGATGGACGGGGAAATCAGGGCTTCTTGCATGACCCCGTCGCTGATACGCGCACTCATCAGTCCGCTCAGGGCATGATGGCCGTCGCTGGAAATGAGGCTGGATGTACCGGCGGCAAGGGAAGCCTCGGTGCCGAGCCATTCGGTGCCGTTGATGAGGTTGTCCCATGTCTCGGAGGTGCCGAGGCCTATCGCGTGTAGGATTTCGTGCAGCGCCACCGAATAGAGATCGGTTTTCCCGGCGGCGACGGGTGAATAGGCATCGTAATGCCAGAAGCTTTCCAGGGTGGCGTCCGAATCGCGGGAGCCGTTGTTGTCGGTGTCGGAGTCGAACCAGAGGTTGCCGACCGAGAGGCCGTAGCCGAGTTCGTAGCGTCCAATGTAACCGGCATAGTTGGCTGCACCAGAGATGGTACCCATCGTCGGGCCGCTGCCCCGCGGCATGGAGGCGTTGGAGGCGGCTTCAGCGAGATCCACAGCATCAATCCACTCGTGGGAATAACCAGCCCCGGAAATGATCACACCGGCTCCGCCGGCACCTCCCTGACCAAGTGTCTGGCCACTGAGTTTGCGGGTGCCCACATAGATAACGACGGTGTCCTCGTCGATACTGGGTTGGCTGATCGTTTCATGGGCTCCGGTGACAGGATTGATGTAGCTCCATGACCAGTCGAACCGCGCTGTGGTGCTGCCATAGGTGCCGCTATAGAGATCACTACTGATCCTCGCCATGCTGTTGGTAAGCAGGTCGCCGATGTCCTTGGCGGCCTTTTCCACGGCCGAGGCGGCTTTGGGATTGGATGAGAAAAACTTGTCCGCAGCCTCATCGTGGAAGAAATCCAGCTGAATGTTGAGACCCATTACCGAGGTGGACAGGGATAGTAGGGCGACACACACATGTTTCATATCGGGCAGCAGTTAAATGACTGCCATAGCACGTATGAACTTTTTCAAATTTCATCAAGTAGAATATTACTGAAAGCTAAAATATAAAAAAACAAGCATCTTGTCACTGGTTTTTTGTAAAGAAATGCATCGGGAGGGCTGTGCAGGAGGGGTTTATTTCTAAAAATAGGCCGCGCTGACAGGGGGGGGCTACCGTGTTTTTTTCCAAACGCCGGCCAGGCTGGCAAAACAGAGTAACAGCAGCGCGGATGGTTCGGGCACTACATCCAGGGTGTCAAAGCCAAGGTCACGAAGAAACGCAAGGTCCAGCGCGGTGAGCTCCTTGCGCTCCCCTGGCACGATTCCTAGAGACAGGGCACTGCTTTGGTCGAGTCCATCGTTTACGCGCTGGCTCACCAGGCTGTCAAAGGGGTGATAGCCGTCATCGGCGATGAGCTTGGAGCTGGCTGCCAGACTGATGCTGTCGCTGCCGAGCCTGTTCTGGTTATCGGTCTTGGCGTTCCACGTCTGGGATGTCCCGGCCCCGAGGACGTGCATGATTTCGTGCAGTGCCACCGAATAGAGATCCGTTTTTCCGGCTGCCACCGGGGTATCGGCATCATAGTGCCAGAAGTCTGAGAGTATGGTATCGGAGTCACGCTTGCCATCATTGTTAGTGTCGGCATCAAACCACAGGTTGCCCACTGAGATACCGTATTCGAGGTCATATTTCCCTTCATAGCCAGCATAGTTGGCTACTCCGGAAATGGTATTGATGAGCGGACCCGCACCACGTCTCATCGATGTGTTAGAAGATGCTTCGGCGGCATCCACGGCACCAATCCACTCGGTGGGAATGCCCGCACCTGTGAGTTGCACAATCGCACCACCTGCTCCACCACGACCGAGTGAATGGTCGGTCATCGCCCGCGTGCCGACATAGATAACGATGGTGTCGGCTTCAATACTCGGGTTGGTGATGACCTGGGTGGCCCCGGTGACGGGGTCGAGGTAGGTCCACGACCAGTCGAAGCTGGCAGTGGTTCCGCCGTTGCTGCCGGAATAGATGTCTTTATTGATTTGATGGAGGCTGTTAGTGAGTATGTCGCCCAGGTTTTTGGCGGCTTTCTCGACAGCTGACCGGGCTTGGGGATTCGTCGCAAAGAAGCGGTCAGCATGCTCGTCGTGGAGGAAGTCGAGTTTGATGTTGAGCGCCATCACAGGGGTCAAGGTGATGAATGGCAAAATTAAAAAACCTGTGTGTTTCATGCCCATTTAACTCGGGATTGATTGAAATTTAGTATTTATTTAATATTTATGCAAGGATAATAATGTCTTTTTAAAAAGAGTGCCGTCCGGGCAGGGTGGGCAGTTGGCTCAGGGGTGTTTTTTGTGCGTGCATTACTCGGGCGAACGAGTAGGTCTTCGGCAGGTCGCATGCAGGCCGTGTCCGGACGTCAAGAGGAGTCGACCACAAGTTTACCTGCCAGACCTATCAACCGATGCACCATCAGCGATCCAACCATTCTTTGCGCCTCTTGAGGAGGGGCGCCTACCATGTCCTTGTCAATGTAGTCATGGGGATCAGTGCCCTGGTGGCGGTGGGGTACAGCACCTATCAATATAACGAAACCTGGCTGTATGCGAGTCTTGGCCTGCTCGCATTCTGGTTGATATCACTGGTGGTTTTTTATATCAAAGGGTCGGAGCTGCGCTGTTCTCTCTGCATGACGCCCATGTGGTCGGGTAGAAAATGCCAGAAACACAGAAATGCAAAAGCCGTGCTGGGCAGCTACCGCCTTGCTGTCGCGCTTTCCGTCCTGTTCAAAGGTCACTATTGCTGCCCTTACTGCGGTGAGACGTTTAGTGCGAAGAAAATCAGGGGCGCCGAGCGCACAGGTCGCCGATAATTAACAATTGATAATTGTCCGGGCTGGTGTTTGATGACGCCCGTGCCTGAAGTTGTCATAGATATTGCGGAAACCCGGAAGAGATACCGTGGCGGGG
The sequence above is drawn from the Akkermansiaceae bacterium genome and encodes:
- a CDS encoding PEP-CTERM sorting domain-containing protein (PEP-CTERM proteins occur, often in large numbers, in the proteomes of bacteria that also encode an exosortase, a predicted intramembrane cysteine proteinase. The presence of a PEP-CTERM domain at a protein's C-terminus predicts cleavage within the sorting domain, followed by covalent anchoring to some some component of the (usually Gram-negative) cell surface. Many PEP-CTERM proteins exhibit an unusual sequence composition that includes large numbers of potential glycosylation sites. Expression of one such protein has been shown restore the ability of a bacterium to form floc, a type of biofilm.), whose protein sequence is MKLSHLGTTALICCLPATSFALNINLVPAAGMSQDAIDGFQAAADYWESVLTDNVTVNVDIDFAALGAGVLGSAGSTTQSVSVSDYFAALGGDATSTIDATAVANLPGLSGAGGLTYITQIYSPAGGGTMVLGTDSDDSGNNRILNLNTSTAKAVGLFTGGAGDSDASITFSSSFTWDFDNSDGVDAGHQDFVGVAIHELGHSLGFRSGVDTVDFVMDNPQSLENFRVWSGLDMFRFSADGVHDLSVGTASYFSVDGGTTNLGLFSTGSSNGDGNQASHWKDNLGLGIMDPTANPAGQTNTVTMLDLQAFDVMGWDMAVPAPEPSTGALLLGSAIAMLGFRRRS